A window of the Butyricimonas faecalis genome harbors these coding sequences:
- the nfo gene encoding deoxyribonuclease IV — protein sequence MEKYIGAHVSASGGVENAPLNAHEIGATAFALFTKNQRQWKAAPLAAESIALFKERCEEFGFTPKQILPHDSYLINLGNPDVDALEKSREAFLDEMRRCEQLGLDRLNFHPGSTLKKISDEECLALIAESINLTLDKTCGVTAVIENTAGQGSNLGYTFEQIAYIIDRVEDKSRVGVCIDTCHSFAAGYDLASVGGFTETFEHFDNVIGFKYLRGMHLNDAKKELGSRVDRHDSLGKGTLGIEPFKWIMEDERFDGIPLILETPDEVLWPEEIRMLKGFVK from the coding sequence ATGGAAAAGTATATAGGAGCGCACGTGAGTGCATCGGGAGGAGTGGAGAACGCCCCGTTGAACGCCCACGAGATCGGGGCGACGGCTTTTGCCTTGTTTACTAAGAATCAGCGGCAATGGAAGGCGGCACCGCTGGCGGCAGAGAGTATTGCGTTGTTCAAAGAACGCTGCGAGGAATTCGGATTTACGCCGAAACAGATATTGCCGCACGACAGTTATTTGATTAATCTCGGTAACCCGGATGTGGATGCGCTGGAGAAGTCGCGGGAGGCTTTCCTTGACGAGATGCGGCGTTGCGAGCAGTTGGGGCTGGATCGGTTGAACTTTCACCCCGGTAGCACGTTGAAGAAGATCAGCGACGAGGAATGTCTGGCGTTGATCGCGGAGTCGATTAACCTGACGTTGGACAAGACCTGTGGCGTGACGGCGGTGATCGAGAATACGGCGGGGCAGGGATCGAATCTCGGCTACACGTTCGAGCAGATCGCCTATATTATTGACCGGGTGGAGGACAAGAGCCGGGTGGGCGTTTGTATCGATACTTGCCATTCTTTTGCGGCGGGTTACGATTTGGCTTCGGTTGGTGGGTTTACCGAGACGTTCGAGCATTTCGATAACGTGATTGGGTTCAAGTACCTGCGGGGTATGCACCTGAACGATGCCAAAAAAGAACTGGGTTCACGGGTGGATCGCCACGACAGTTTGGGAAAAGGAACGTTGGGCATAGAGCCTTTCAAGTGGATCATGGAGGATGAACGGTTTGATGGTATTCCATTGATACTGGAAACACCGGATGAGGTGTTGTGGCCGGAGGAAATACGGATGTTGAAGGGTTTCGTGAAATGA
- a CDS encoding metallophosphoesterase family protein, producing the protein MKILHTSDWHLGKRLNDRERAGEQVAVMDEIVRVADEEAVDAVIVAGDLFDTFNPPVEAIELLYRTLHRLARGGHRLVVAIAGNHDSPDRVDSPDVLARESGIFFAGNPMIVSRETQTEGGVTLVRSDEGFAEFRLPGFAYSLRVLLTPYTNGQRAKRYMGAEDADEGLRVFLRDHWTGLANKYCDTEGVNLLVAHLFMAREGGELPEEPEDERPINIGGADAVYTSLIPPAMQYAALGHLHRWQTVDVEPCPAVYSGSPLSYSFSEAEQDKYVTLVDLEPGGPARVTKRRLASGRPLVRRRFEGVETALQWLTEHPDTWVELTVATDTFLTAQEVKSLHAAHDGIVCIVPDVRDASLVNDRVASIHDLRSDVNALFAEYFRQRKGQEPNEEIMSLFREALSMDGDSRKSDS; encoded by the coding sequence ATGAAAATATTACATACTTCAGACTGGCATCTTGGAAAGCGGTTGAATGACCGGGAGCGTGCCGGGGAGCAAGTGGCTGTGATGGATGAGATTGTGCGGGTAGCTGACGAGGAGGCTGTGGATGCGGTGATTGTGGCGGGGGACTTGTTCGACACGTTTAACCCGCCCGTGGAGGCGATCGAGTTGCTTTACCGCACGTTGCATCGGTTGGCACGTGGCGGGCATCGGTTGGTGGTGGCTATTGCCGGGAATCACGATTCTCCGGACCGGGTGGATTCGCCCGACGTGCTGGCACGGGAGAGCGGGATTTTCTTTGCCGGGAACCCGATGATCGTGTCGCGGGAGACGCAAACGGAAGGCGGGGTGACGTTGGTCCGGTCGGACGAGGGGTTTGCCGAGTTCCGCTTGCCAGGGTTTGCTTACTCGTTGCGGGTGCTACTTACCCCTTACACGAATGGGCAACGGGCCAAACGCTACATGGGTGCGGAGGATGCCGACGAGGGGTTGCGAGTTTTCCTGCGGGATCACTGGACAGGGTTGGCCAACAAGTATTGCGACACGGAGGGGGTGAACCTGTTGGTGGCTCATCTTTTCATGGCGAGGGAAGGCGGTGAGTTGCCCGAAGAGCCGGAGGATGAGCGACCAATCAATATCGGCGGTGCCGATGCCGTCTATACTTCGTTGATTCCCCCGGCCATGCAGTACGCGGCGTTGGGACACTTGCATCGTTGGCAAACGGTGGATGTGGAGCCTTGTCCCGCGGTGTACAGCGGCAGTCCATTGAGTTACAGTTTCAGCGAGGCCGAGCAGGATAAATACGTGACGCTTGTGGACCTTGAACCGGGAGGTCCGGCCCGTGTCACGAAACGTCGGTTGGCGAGCGGGCGTCCCTTGGTGCGTCGTCGTTTCGAGGGGGTGGAGACTGCCTTGCAATGGCTTACGGAACATCCCGATACGTGGGTGGAACTGACCGTTGCCACGGATACTTTCCTCACGGCGCAAGAAGTGAAATCCCTGCACGCTGCACATGACGGTATTGTTTGTATCGTCCCGGATGTGCGTGACGCTTCTCTCGTGAACGATCGTGTGGCCTCTATCCACGACCTGCGTTCGGACGTTAACGCCCTTTTTGCCGAGTACTTCCGCCAGCGCAAGGGACAGGAACCGAATGAAGAAATCATGTCACTTTTCCGCGAGGCGTTGTCGATGGATGGCGATTCGAGGAAAAGTGACAGTTAG
- a CDS encoding peptide chain release factor 3 translates to MGFKEEILKRRTFGIISHPDAGKTTLTEKLLLFGGAIHVAGAVKSNKIKKTATSDFMEIERQRGISVATSVMGFEYKNVKINILDTPGHQDFAEDTFRVLTACDSVIIVIDSAKGVESQTRKLMQVCRMRKTPVIVFINKLDRPGHDPFDLLDEIEKELQIQVTPLSWPIGNGDQFKGIYNIHRENLCLYSASVQTIQDGIEIDDINSGELDEHIGERSADKLREDLELVREVYPALDRAAYLDGQVAPVFFGSALNNFGIREMLDCFIEIAPSPLPRETDERLVQPDEEKFTGFVFKIHANMDPNHRDRIAFVKVCSGIFRRNTNYLHVGLGKNLKFSTPTAFMASKKSIIDEAYPGDIVGLHDTGNFKIGDTLTEGEKLHFKGIPSFSPELFKYIENADPMKSKQLAKGIDQLMDEGVAQLFTNQFNNRKIIGTVGALQFEVIEYRLLHEYGAACRWENINLYKACWIEALDPKELEDFRLHKAQYMAKDKWGRDVFLAESQYMLQMAQANYKKLVFHFTSEF, encoded by the coding sequence ATGGGTTTCAAGGAAGAAATATTAAAACGACGCACGTTCGGTATCATCAGTCACCCCGATGCGGGTAAAACGACCTTAACGGAGAAATTATTGCTCTTCGGTGGCGCCATTCACGTGGCGGGAGCCGTGAAGTCAAACAAGATCAAGAAAACGGCCACCTCCGACTTCATGGAAATCGAGCGACAGAGAGGTATCTCCGTGGCCACCTCCGTCATGGGTTTCGAGTACAAGAACGTGAAGATCAACATTCTTGACACCCCCGGTCACCAGGATTTCGCCGAAGACACATTCCGCGTGCTGACGGCCTGCGACAGCGTAATCATCGTCATTGACTCGGCGAAAGGCGTGGAGTCGCAAACCCGCAAGCTAATGCAAGTGTGCCGAATGCGCAAAACCCCGGTTATCGTGTTTATCAACAAGCTCGACCGTCCCGGCCACGACCCGTTCGACCTACTGGACGAAATCGAGAAAGAACTGCAAATACAAGTCACCCCGCTGAGCTGGCCCATCGGTAACGGCGACCAATTCAAGGGCATCTACAACATACACCGCGAGAACCTTTGCCTCTACTCGGCAAGCGTACAGACCATCCAAGACGGCATCGAGATCGACGACATCAACTCCGGCGAACTCGACGAGCACATCGGCGAACGTTCGGCCGACAAGCTACGGGAAGACCTTGAACTCGTTCGGGAAGTATACCCCGCCCTCGACCGTGCAGCATACCTTGACGGGCAAGTAGCCCCCGTATTCTTCGGGTCGGCGCTCAACAACTTCGGTATCCGCGAGATGCTGGATTGTTTCATCGAGATCGCACCCAGCCCACTCCCCCGCGAGACGGACGAGCGCCTTGTACAACCGGATGAGGAGAAATTCACCGGTTTCGTCTTCAAGATCCACGCCAACATGGACCCCAACCACCGCGACCGCATCGCCTTCGTGAAAGTGTGTTCCGGGATATTCCGTCGCAACACCAACTACCTGCACGTCGGCCTAGGCAAAAACCTCAAGTTCTCCACCCCCACGGCATTCATGGCGTCCAAGAAATCCATCATTGACGAGGCATACCCCGGTGACATCGTGGGTCTTCACGACACGGGTAATTTCAAGATCGGTGACACTCTGACGGAAGGCGAAAAACTACATTTCAAGGGCATACCTAGCTTCTCACCGGAACTCTTCAAATACATCGAGAACGCCGATCCCATGAAATCCAAGCAATTGGCCAAAGGAATCGACCAGCTCATGGACGAGGGTGTGGCTCAGTTGTTCACGAACCAGTTCAACAACCGCAAGATCATCGGTACCGTCGGCGCCCTCCAGTTCGAAGTCATCGAATACCGTCTGTTGCACGAGTACGGTGCCGCCTGCCGCTGGGAAAATATCAATCTTTACAAGGCTTGCTGGATCGAGGCTCTCGACCCGAAGGAGCTGGAAGATTTCCGCCTCCACAAGGCACAATATATGGCCAAGGACAAGTGGGGCCGCGATGTCTTCCTCGCTGAATCACAATACATGCTGCAAATGGCACAAGCGAACTACAAGAAACTGGTGTTCCACTTCACGTCGGAATTTTAA
- a CDS encoding NAD(P)/FAD-dependent oxidoreductase produces the protein MYKEIELRITPEEALDREIVNELLAKMLHVSKERIVHVEILRKSIDARQRRVVIQLRVGVHLDRVEQKERVFVPQYRDVASAKTVVVVGAGPAGLFAALRLIELGKRPVVLERGKCVEERKLDLNRLYKTGVANEDSNYGFGEGGAGTFSDGKLFTRSKKRGNVDRILEILVYHGANPNILIDAHPHIGTDKLPQVIVNMRKTIERYGGEVRFNSRVRDIIIEQNRVKGVVIGDQEIEAEDVILATGHSARDVYRMLQARSVLMLPKDFAVGLRLEHPQELIDRIQYHNLRGRGDFLPAAEYSFVTNVGGRGVYSFCMCPGGVVVPACTGPEQQVVNGMSSSGRNTAWANSAMVTSIGENELNGMQYRGLFAGLEFQEDLERVAWEQGGKNLYAPAQRLTHFLRGHLSENLPKSSYKPGVQATSFQEWLPEVVYQRLCAGLEQFGKKARGFVTEEALLLGVESRTSSPLRIPRETEKMVHPEIVGLYPCGEGAGYAGGIVSAAMDGEGCAEAIG, from the coding sequence ATGTACAAAGAGATAGAATTGAGAATCACGCCGGAAGAGGCACTGGATCGAGAGATTGTCAACGAATTGTTGGCAAAGATGTTGCATGTGAGCAAGGAGAGAATCGTGCATGTGGAGATTTTACGGAAATCGATAGATGCTCGTCAACGCCGGGTTGTTATTCAACTGAGAGTCGGAGTACACCTGGATCGGGTGGAACAGAAAGAACGTGTATTTGTACCTCAATACCGGGATGTTGCGTCTGCCAAGACTGTGGTTGTGGTGGGTGCAGGACCTGCAGGTTTGTTTGCAGCCTTGCGGCTGATCGAATTAGGGAAAAGACCTGTTGTTTTGGAGAGAGGAAAGTGTGTGGAAGAGCGGAAGCTGGATCTGAATCGTTTATACAAAACCGGGGTGGCAAATGAAGATTCGAATTACGGTTTCGGGGAAGGGGGTGCCGGGACATTCTCGGATGGTAAATTGTTTACCCGCTCGAAGAAAAGGGGAAACGTGGATCGTATTTTGGAAATTTTGGTCTATCACGGGGCGAATCCTAATATATTGATTGATGCGCATCCGCATATCGGTACGGATAAATTGCCTCAAGTGATTGTGAATATGCGTAAGACCATCGAAAGGTATGGTGGAGAAGTGCGTTTTAATAGTCGGGTGAGAGATATTATTATAGAACAAAACCGGGTAAAAGGAGTTGTGATCGGAGATCAGGAAATTGAGGCAGAAGATGTTATTCTTGCCACGGGACATTCTGCCCGTGACGTGTACCGAATGTTACAGGCCCGCTCTGTGTTGATGCTCCCGAAGGATTTTGCCGTGGGACTTCGCTTGGAGCATCCACAGGAGTTGATAGACCGAATTCAGTATCATAATTTGCGAGGAAGGGGAGATTTTTTGCCTGCGGCCGAGTATAGTTTCGTGACGAATGTTGGTGGGAGAGGAGTGTATTCCTTTTGTATGTGTCCTGGAGGAGTCGTCGTTCCGGCTTGTACGGGACCCGAACAACAAGTGGTGAATGGAATGTCGTCATCCGGTAGAAACACGGCATGGGCAAATTCGGCTATGGTGACTTCGATTGGTGAGAATGAATTGAATGGAATGCAATATAGAGGGTTGTTTGCCGGGTTGGAGTTTCAAGAGGATTTAGAGCGGGTGGCTTGGGAACAGGGAGGAAAGAATTTATACGCTCCGGCTCAGAGGTTAACTCATTTTTTGAGAGGACATTTAAGTGAAAATTTGCCCAAAAGTTCTTATAAACCGGGAGTACAGGCAACTTCTTTTCAGGAATGGTTACCTGAAGTTGTTTACCAGCGTCTTTGTGCCGGGTTGGAGCAGTTTGGGAAGAAGGCGCGAGGATTTGTTACGGAGGAAGCCCTTCTTTTGGGAGTGGAGAGTCGGACTTCTTCTCCATTGAGAATACCGAGGGAGACTGAGAAAATGGTGCATCCGGAAATTGTCGGATTATACCCATGTGGGGAAGGAGCCGGGTATGCCGGGGGAATTGTCTCGGCTGCGATGGATGGAGAAGGCTGTGCGGAAGCTATTGGTTAG
- a CDS encoding SDR family oxidoreductase, with the protein MNKIALITGATSGIGKATATKLAEIGYNIIITGRRGDRLAALENELKAKGIKVLALQFDVRNQEEVHNAISNLPTEWKNIDILVNNAGLAVGTSPIQDGILDDWERMIDTNVKGLLYITHEVAPLMIKNEKGHIVNLASVAGKEVYPGGNVYCATKHAVDALSKAMRIDMLKHNIKVTNIAPGMVETEFSIVRYKGDQQAADNVYKGVTPLTGEDIADTIVFAVTRPAHICLNDIQIMPTAQASSRDVNRK; encoded by the coding sequence ATGAACAAGATAGCATTAATCACAGGGGCCACTTCCGGAATAGGAAAAGCAACAGCAACTAAATTGGCCGAAATCGGGTATAACATCATCATCACCGGACGCAGAGGCGATCGTCTGGCCGCCTTGGAAAATGAATTAAAGGCAAAAGGTATTAAAGTATTAGCCCTTCAATTCGATGTTCGCAACCAAGAGGAAGTCCACAACGCCATTAGCAATCTACCGACAGAGTGGAAAAATATAGATATTCTAGTCAATAATGCAGGTCTTGCCGTGGGAACTTCTCCTATTCAAGATGGAATTCTGGATGACTGGGAACGCATGATCGACACCAACGTGAAAGGCCTTCTTTACATCACCCACGAAGTAGCCCCCTTGATGATCAAAAATGAAAAAGGACACATCGTCAACCTGGCCTCCGTGGCAGGAAAGGAAGTTTACCCCGGTGGAAATGTCTACTGTGCCACCAAGCACGCCGTGGACGCCCTTTCTAAAGCCATGCGCATCGATATGTTGAAACACAACATCAAGGTAACCAACATCGCCCCGGGAATGGTTGAAACCGAATTCTCCATAGTACGCTACAAAGGTGACCAACAAGCCGCTGACAACGTGTACAAGGGAGTTACACCTCTCACGGGAGAAGACATCGCCGACACGATCGTATTTGCCGTGACCCGTCCGGCCCACATCTGCTTGAACGACATTCAAATCATGCCTACCGCTCAAGCTAGTTCCAGAGACGTGAACAGGAAATAA